A genomic region of Gossypium hirsutum isolate 1008001.06 chromosome D01, Gossypium_hirsutum_v2.1, whole genome shotgun sequence contains the following coding sequences:
- the LOC107921414 gene encoding WUSCHEL-related homeobox 4, translating to MGNMKMHQLACGFWEQQPLLSLGCKRLRPLAPKLHSSSTYTTVSSFDLKSFIRPDSGPRKLGNGPSEDNNRHSPPVETHPGGTRWNPTQEQIGILEMLYRGGMRTPNAQQIEQITEQLGKYGKIEGKNVFYWFQNHKARERQKQKRSSLGLTHCPRSSAPITPITLDTRVETMEREEDSPCKRKCRSWSFEEEDSRSSSKEDENRTLELFPLHPESR from the exons ATGGGAAACATGAAGATGCACCAGCTGGCTTGTGGATTTTGGGAGCAACAACCATTGCTCTCTCTTGGCTGTAAGCGTTTACGCCCTCTTGCCCCAAAGCTACACTCCAGCTCTACTTATACTACCGTCTCCTCTTTCGACCTTAAGAGCTTCATTAGGCCCGATAGCGGCCCTCGGAAACTCGGCAATGGCCCCTCTGAAGACAACAACCGACATTCTCCTCCG GTGGAAACACACCCAGGAGGTACGCGGTGGAATCCAACGCAAGAGCAGATAGGGATTTTGGAGATGTTGTATCGGGGTGGGATGCGAACTCCAAACGCACAACAAATAGAACAAATCACTGAGCAGCTAGGGAAGTACGGCAAGATCGAAGGCAAAAACGTGTTCTACTGGTTCCAAAACCACAAAGCACGGGAGAGACAAAAGCAGAAGCGAAGCAGCCTTGGACTCACCCATTGTCCCAGAAGCTCTGCTCCCATTACTCCAATAACTTTGGATACTAGG GTGGAAACAATGGAAAGAGAGGAGGATAGTCCATGTAAGAGGAAGTGCAGAAGCTGGTCATTTGAGGAAGAAGATAGCAGATCGTCAAGTAAAGAAGATGAAAACAGAACTCTGGAGCTCTTCCCATTGCACCCGGAAAGCAGATGA